The sequence below is a genomic window from bacterium.
GTTGCTGAAAAGAAACTCCCGAACAACAGCGAGGTTTTTGCACGTATTGCCGCCATCTGGAGACGGCAAGGGAAATTTGAGGCAGCAGCAGAGCGGCTGAAGAAGGCGTTCGAACTCGATCCGCAAGCCGCGGACCTTCCGTGGCAGATCGGCATGACATGCTGGGCACTTGGCATGTATGCTGACGCTGAAGTGTATTTTGATCGTTCCATTTCTCTTTTGCCTGACCAGGGCATGTCTTACATCGCAAAAGCATCGATCTACATAAGTTGGCGTGGCGACACCAAGAAGAGCCGAAGTGAACTTGAACGGGTGCCAACGCAGTACCATCCTTGGGCCGATCTGACTTGGCTGGATATCTATGAACGCAACTATCATACGGCACTGGACCGTCTGGACCATGCGCCAGTAAGCACAATTGAAGACTTTTCATCGGTCACTCCAGTCTCTCAACTGAGAGGATTGGTCTACAGGTTTATGAACGATTCGGTGCGTTCCCATGCGTCCTTTGATTCTGCACGGGTGATCCTGGAATCCGAAATTAAAATGAGACCCGACGACTTCCGGCTCCACAAGTCTCTGGGAATTGTCTATGCCGGTCTCGGACGACCGGAGGCGGCCGTCCGGGAAGCAGAGCTTGCAGTTGAGCAGCTCCCGATCTCTCGGGATGCCTTTTTTGGTGTGAATCCACTCATATCTTTGGCCCAGGTGTATATTATGGTCGGGAAGTACGACGCTGCCCTTGAGAAACTGGAATTCCTCATGTCTCTTCATGCTCCAAAATGGATCACCGCGCCCATTCTTCGGCTTAATCCGATATATGATCCGCTCAGGAGCAATCCGAGATTTCAGAAGTTAGTATCAAAAGGAGAATGACTGTTATAGCTTCTCTCGTTGGTCAGATCATATCTCACTACAAAATCCTTGAAAAGCTCGGCGAAGGCGGCATGGGTGTCGTCTACAAAGCCGAGGACTTGAAGCTCAAACGTACCGTGGCGCTCAAATTTCTCCCACCAGAATTAACC
It includes:
- a CDS encoding tetratricopeptide repeat protein; the encoded protein is VAEKKLPNNSEVFARIAAIWRRQGKFEAAAERLKKAFELDPQAADLPWQIGMTCWALGMYADAEVYFDRSISLLPDQGMSYIAKASIYISWRGDTKKSRSELERVPTQYHPWADLTWLDIYERNYHTALDRLDHAPVSTIEDFSSVTPVSQLRGLVYRFMNDSVRSHASFDSARVILESEIKMRPDDFRLHKSLGIVYAGLGRPEAAVREAELAVEQLPISRDAFFGVNPLISLAQVYIMVGKYDAALEKLEFLMSLHAPKWITAPILRLNPIYDPLRSNPRFQKLVSKGE